From the genome of Geoglobus ahangari, one region includes:
- a CDS encoding cation:proton antiporter regulatory subunit — translation MVRFIGMEGIGTKYELETASGDKIAVIFLLNKRVQLYIQEKSCGKPCSVELTDSEAKRLATVLSGAPVEKEKESIEVDFMGIPDLTVAMHTYTVGKNLAGKTIEELAIRKRTGVNIVAVSRKGHTIISPPPHFIFEEGDMIVVIGDKDQIKKFEEEILGI, via the coding sequence ATGGTCAGATTCATCGGCATGGAGGGGATAGGCACAAAGTACGAACTCGAGACTGCCAGTGGAGATAAGATAGCCGTCATATTCCTGCTCAACAAGAGGGTTCAGCTCTACATTCAGGAGAAGTCGTGCGGGAAGCCCTGTTCGGTCGAGCTGACCGACAGCGAGGCGAAGAGGCTCGCGACCGTTCTCTCCGGAGCCCCGGTTGAGAAGGAGAAGGAGAGCATAGAGGTCGACTTCATGGGCATCCCCGATCTGACCGTTGCTATGCACACCTACACTGTGGGCAAGAACTTGGCTGGAAAGACCATAGAGGAGCTCGCGATAAGGAAGAGAACGGGGGTTAACATAGTCGCCGTTTCGAGGAAAGGTCATACGATCATCAGCCCGCCACCCCACTTCATATTCGAGGAGGGAGACATGATCGTGGTCATAGGCGATAAGGATCAGATAAAGAAGTTCGAGGAGGAAATTCTGGGGATATAG
- the radA gene encoding DNA repair and recombination protein RadA: MAKKKSEEKKEESKEASQPQAEEVEEKIVDIEDLPFVGPATAEKLRDAGYYSIEAIAVASPQELSSVAEIGEATASKIIAAARKLANVGGFETGDVVYERRKKIGKITTGSKALDDLLGGGVETQAITELFGEFGSGKTQICHQLAVNVQMPRDQGGLEGAVIVIDTEGTFRPERIIQMAEAKGLDPDKVLKNIYVAQAYNSNHQMLLVDNAKELANKLKREGINVRLLVVDSLTAHFRAEYVGRGTLADRQQKLNKHLHDLLRFGEIFNAAIVVTNQVMAKPDQFFGDPTKPVGGHIVAHTATFRVYLRKSKGELRVARLIDSPHLPESEAIFRITERGVEDK; encoded by the coding sequence ATGGCGAAGAAGAAGAGTGAGGAGAAGAAAGAGGAGAGCAAGGAAGCCAGCCAGCCTCAGGCTGAAGAGGTGGAGGAGAAGATTGTTGACATCGAGGATCTCCCGTTTGTCGGGCCAGCCACTGCTGAGAAGCTCAGAGACGCGGGGTACTACTCCATAGAGGCTATAGCGGTCGCGTCTCCGCAGGAGCTGAGCAGCGTTGCCGAGATCGGTGAGGCAACCGCGTCGAAGATAATCGCGGCCGCGAGAAAGCTCGCGAACGTCGGAGGGTTTGAGACGGGAGATGTCGTCTACGAGAGGAGGAAGAAGATCGGTAAGATCACGACTGGAAGCAAGGCCCTCGACGACCTTCTGGGCGGAGGTGTGGAAACTCAGGCGATAACCGAGCTCTTCGGTGAGTTCGGCAGCGGAAAGACGCAGATCTGCCACCAGCTCGCGGTAAACGTTCAGATGCCGAGGGATCAGGGAGGCCTTGAGGGCGCGGTCATAGTCATAGACACGGAGGGGACTTTCAGGCCCGAGAGGATAATCCAGATGGCCGAGGCGAAGGGGCTCGACCCGGACAAGGTTCTGAAGAACATATACGTCGCTCAGGCCTACAACTCAAACCACCAGATGCTGCTCGTGGACAACGCAAAGGAGCTGGCCAACAAGCTGAAGAGGGAGGGGATAAACGTCAGGCTCCTCGTCGTTGACAGCCTCACGGCCCACTTTAGAGCAGAGTATGTTGGCAGGGGCACGCTGGCAGACAGGCAGCAGAAGCTGAACAAGCACCTCCACGACCTGCTCAGGTTCGGAGAGATATTCAACGCCGCGATCGTGGTGACCAATCAGGTGATGGCGAAACCCGACCAGTTCTTTGGAGACCCGACAAAGCCCGTTGGAGGGCACATCGTCGCCCACACCGCAACTTTCAGAGTGTACCTGAGGAAGAGCAAGGGAGAGCTGAGGGTCGCGAGGCTCATTGACTCCCCGCATCTGCCGGAGAGTGAGGCCATATTCAGGATAACCGAGAGGGGCGTTGAGGACAAGTAG
- a CDS encoding serine protein kinase RIO encodes MKRDVERIERLLDRLRIKEKDSEARKIYAEVFDERTLKTLYKLSAKGLIQALGGVVSTGKEANVFYADGRIDGDDRPLAVKIYRIETTEFFKMDEYLFGDKRFDMRRISRKELIFIWVEKEFRNLERAHNAGVNVPEPYEYLKNVLLMEFLGEDERPYPTLFELKRELPEVVNVEDLYAKVKENLIRLYRKAELVHADLSEYNIVLKNDEPYFIDMGQSVLADHPLASEYLERDVRNLLRFFSKYGVKERPEEVVTEIKG; translated from the coding sequence ATGAAGAGAGACGTCGAGAGAATAGAGCGCCTGCTGGACAGGCTGAGGATCAAGGAGAAGGACAGCGAGGCGAGGAAGATTTACGCGGAGGTATTCGACGAGAGGACTCTGAAGACCTTGTACAAGCTCTCTGCAAAGGGCCTCATTCAGGCTCTCGGAGGGGTCGTGAGCACGGGCAAGGAGGCGAACGTGTTCTACGCCGACGGCAGAATTGATGGGGATGACAGGCCGCTGGCCGTGAAGATATACAGAATCGAGACCACCGAGTTCTTCAAGATGGACGAGTACCTCTTCGGCGACAAGAGGTTCGACATGAGGAGGATATCGAGGAAGGAGCTAATCTTCATCTGGGTGGAGAAGGAGTTCAGGAACCTTGAAAGAGCACACAATGCGGGAGTGAACGTGCCCGAGCCCTACGAGTACCTGAAGAACGTGCTGCTCATGGAGTTTCTCGGAGAGGATGAGAGGCCCTACCCGACGCTGTTTGAGCTGAAAAGAGAGCTCCCGGAAGTCGTGAATGTCGAGGATCTGTACGCGAAGGTTAAGGAGAACCTGATCAGACTCTACCGGAAGGCCGAGCTCGTTCATGCAGACCTGAGCGAGTACAACATAGTGCTGAAAAATGATGAGCCGTACTTCATAGACATGGGCCAGTCGGTGCTCGCAGACCATCCGCTCGCCAGCGAGTACCTCGAGAGGGATGTCAGGAACCTGCTCAGGTTCTTCTCGAAGTACGGCGTGAAGGAGAGGCCTGAAGAGGTTGTGACGGAGATAAAGGGGTGA
- a CDS encoding cation:proton antiporter produces the protein MDLVIAGIICSVLALIAKRISFPAIPAYIIVGILLGSSGLGVIRGDEVSRSIAEIGVIFLLFYIGLHINPKEISEKRRTIVSAGIYDFVVNFSLTFIFAMLAGFSFQQSFLLASAIYISSSAIVIQSLIENRKLIMREAETVVWIMVFEDIVIAILIILNSLDPSTLLLFAVKLSVFTAAIYILSNYTPKYAAGVFSRDDEVPALLAFSLAMLGLAFEEFFHIPAAYAALMLGMMLSGIRRVEEIILPFKDVFLILFFFFFGVTAEISGEAVTLGIILSALAIVGKVTSGIITGMRVFGSWKSGIEIGIDTIARGEFSVFLAFAFGDERIVSAITTAVLITSVTGAIMSKHSFAIAEKLEKIVERRGQ, from the coding sequence ATGGATCTTGTCATAGCTGGGATAATCTGCTCCGTACTTGCGCTGATAGCCAAGAGAATCTCCTTTCCAGCCATACCCGCGTACATCATCGTCGGAATTCTACTCGGCAGCTCTGGGCTCGGGGTGATTAGGGGAGACGAGGTCTCGAGGAGCATAGCCGAGATCGGGGTCATCTTCCTCCTGTTCTACATAGGCCTTCACATAAACCCCAAGGAGATCTCAGAGAAGAGAAGAACCATTGTCTCGGCAGGAATATACGACTTCGTCGTGAACTTCTCGCTAACGTTCATCTTCGCGATGCTTGCCGGCTTTTCGTTCCAGCAGTCCTTCCTGCTCGCCTCAGCAATCTACATCTCCAGCTCGGCCATTGTCATACAGTCCCTCATCGAGAACAGGAAGCTCATAATGAGGGAAGCTGAGACGGTCGTGTGGATAATGGTCTTCGAGGACATAGTCATAGCCATCCTGATCATCCTGAACAGCCTCGACCCATCCACGCTGCTGCTCTTTGCGGTAAAGCTCTCCGTCTTCACGGCCGCGATCTACATCCTCTCCAACTACACGCCCAAGTATGCCGCTGGAGTTTTCAGCCGGGACGATGAGGTTCCGGCCCTCCTCGCGTTCTCGCTCGCGATGCTCGGGCTTGCGTTCGAGGAGTTCTTCCACATTCCTGCTGCCTATGCCGCACTCATGCTCGGAATGATGCTCTCAGGCATAAGGAGGGTTGAGGAGATAATCCTTCCGTTCAAGGATGTGTTCCTGATACTATTCTTTTTCTTCTTCGGAGTTACGGCGGAGATCTCGGGTGAGGCGGTAACTCTCGGCATCATCCTTTCCGCTTTGGCAATAGTGGGAAAGGTCACCTCGGGGATCATCACTGGGATGAGGGTATTCGGCTCGTGGAAGTCCGGGATAGAGATAGGAATAGACACGATCGCGAGGGGAGAGTTCTCTGTGTTCCTCGCGTTCGCGTTTGGAGACGAGAGGATAGTGTCTGCGATAACCACAGCCGTGCTCATCACCTCCGTTACCGGTGCCATAATGTCGAAGCACTCGTTCGCAATAGCTGAGAAGCTGGAGAAAATTGTGGAGAGGAGGGGTCAGTAG
- a CDS encoding tyrosine--tRNA ligase: protein MDIEDRLRLATRNVEEVVTVEELRSLLESGEELRAYVGYEPSGEIHLGHMMTVNKLMDLQEIGFEIVVLLADVHAYLNEKGDFEEIRKTAEYNRAAFIALGLDESRAKFVLGSEYQLERDYMLDVLKMARMTTINRARRSMDEVSRRKEDPMVSQMIYPLMQALDIAHLGVTVAVGGMDQRKIHMLARENLPKLGYKVPVCMHTPILLGLDGEKMSSSKGNYISVRDDEETVKRKLRKAFCPERQVENNPVIDIMRYHIFPRFEKVVIERDEKFGGDVEYSSFEELAKDFAEGKIHPLDLKFNAARYLNILLDNARKKLEKMGW from the coding sequence ATGGACATTGAGGATAGGCTTAGACTTGCAACGAGGAACGTGGAGGAAGTGGTGACCGTAGAGGAGCTCAGGTCGCTCCTTGAGAGCGGAGAGGAGCTGAGGGCATACGTGGGCTACGAACCGAGCGGAGAGATCCACCTCGGCCACATGATGACCGTGAACAAGCTGATGGATCTTCAGGAGATTGGTTTTGAGATTGTGGTTCTCCTTGCGGATGTTCACGCTTATCTGAACGAGAAGGGTGATTTCGAGGAGATAAGGAAAACCGCTGAATACAACAGGGCCGCCTTCATCGCCCTCGGGCTTGATGAGAGCAGGGCAAAATTCGTTCTTGGCAGCGAGTACCAGCTCGAGAGAGACTACATGCTCGACGTCCTGAAGATGGCGAGGATGACGACGATAAACAGGGCGAGGAGGAGCATGGACGAGGTCAGCAGGAGGAAGGAGGATCCGATGGTGTCCCAGATGATCTACCCGCTGATGCAGGCCCTCGACATAGCCCACCTCGGCGTTACAGTGGCAGTGGGAGGAATGGATCAGAGGAAGATCCACATGCTCGCGAGAGAGAATCTGCCGAAGCTCGGCTATAAGGTGCCCGTCTGCATGCACACACCAATCCTGCTTGGCTTAGACGGGGAGAAGATGAGCTCGTCCAAGGGCAACTACATATCCGTCAGGGATGACGAGGAGACCGTGAAGAGGAAGCTCAGGAAGGCGTTCTGCCCGGAGAGGCAGGTCGAGAACAACCCGGTTATCGACATAATGAGGTACCACATCTTCCCGAGGTTCGAGAAGGTCGTGATAGAGAGGGACGAGAAGTTTGGCGGGGATGTGGAGTACAGCAGCTTCGAGGAGCTCGCCAAGGACTTTGCCGAGGGCAAGATCCACCCCCTCGACCTGAAATTCAACGCTGCAAGGTATTTAAACATCCTTCTCGATAATGCAAGAAAGAAGCTTGAAAAAATGGGGTGGTGA
- a CDS encoding sodium:solute symporter family transporter gives MIIQTVFAIYIILMLLIGILEYRRSGGLLDYYLAGKRLSATLVSFSFFATYFSTSAFLGGGGFGFLAGFQWSAFLTFFHILFAIMAWMLIAPRLKRVADETGALTIPEMFGERFGREVRLISSLVIVFFFAFYMVSIYKGAGNLLQVMMSISYREGLLITAVIVMLYTAIGGFRAVVYTDLIQGVLTFFGGVLLFTALLYYLGGLQAFEQLANTKIFAGSGELLFEIGKLGPPPVMKAGLVVPFILSLTFAISIAQLSSPQLIIRFVAARDERVIRRGMLLTPLIIGIFAICVFSIGPFGWLIIPKYDDPIKYLKDVDLVVPFIAMKVLPEGINALLLTAIIAAAMSTINSLLHMMATSFARDVLRSESVGLTRALVVVFAAIPLAVAVNPPDVIVAIVGVSFSVITSVFLIPLLAMLYGDPSKKSVLASMIAALIVSVAWYMLYYRVYWIYPVVPGLIASATVFAMFEKFFK, from the coding sequence ATGATAATCCAGACGGTTTTTGCAATTTACATAATACTGATGCTCCTGATAGGCATTCTGGAGTACAGGAGGTCAGGGGGACTGCTCGACTACTACCTTGCAGGCAAGAGGCTCAGCGCAACTCTCGTGAGCTTCTCATTCTTCGCAACGTACTTCAGCACGTCCGCGTTTCTCGGAGGTGGGGGTTTCGGATTCCTTGCCGGGTTCCAGTGGTCCGCTTTCCTGACATTCTTCCACATCCTGTTTGCCATAATGGCCTGGATGCTGATAGCCCCGAGGCTGAAGAGGGTTGCAGATGAGACCGGGGCACTTACGATACCCGAGATGTTCGGCGAGAGGTTCGGCAGGGAGGTTCGACTGATTTCATCCCTCGTGATAGTGTTCTTCTTCGCGTTCTACATGGTCTCCATCTACAAGGGGGCCGGAAACCTCCTGCAGGTGATGATGAGCATCTCATACAGGGAGGGGTTGCTGATAACGGCCGTTATCGTCATGCTCTACACGGCAATAGGCGGGTTCAGAGCGGTGGTGTACACAGACCTAATTCAGGGGGTGCTCACGTTCTTCGGAGGTGTTCTGCTGTTCACGGCCCTGCTCTACTACCTCGGAGGCCTTCAGGCGTTCGAACAGCTGGCGAACACGAAGATATTCGCCGGAAGTGGAGAGCTGCTTTTCGAGATAGGCAAGCTCGGGCCCCCGCCAGTCATGAAGGCCGGCCTCGTCGTGCCGTTCATCCTGAGCCTGACGTTTGCAATAAGCATCGCCCAGCTCTCATCACCCCAGCTCATAATCAGGTTCGTCGCTGCGAGGGATGAGAGGGTGATAAGGAGGGGGATGCTGCTCACCCCGCTCATCATCGGCATCTTCGCCATCTGCGTGTTCAGCATCGGCCCCTTCGGATGGCTGATAATCCCCAAGTACGACGATCCCATCAAGTACCTGAAGGATGTGGATCTGGTGGTGCCGTTCATAGCCATGAAGGTTCTGCCCGAAGGCATAAACGCGCTCCTGCTCACGGCGATAATTGCCGCCGCGATGTCAACGATAAACTCACTGCTGCACATGATGGCCACCTCATTTGCAAGAGACGTTCTGCGGAGCGAGAGTGTTGGGCTGACAAGGGCGCTCGTGGTGGTGTTCGCGGCAATCCCTCTTGCTGTCGCAGTTAACCCGCCTGACGTGATTGTTGCGATCGTTGGTGTGAGCTTCTCAGTGATAACGTCCGTGTTCCTGATCCCACTTCTGGCGATGCTCTACGGAGATCCGTCCAAGAAGAGCGTTCTCGCCTCGATGATTGCCGCGCTTATAGTCTCGGTCGCGTGGTACATGCTGTACTACAGGGTTTACTGGATCTACCCGGTCGTCCCGGGTCTGATTGCCTCAGCCACAGTTTTTGCAATGTTTGAAAAATTTTTTAAATAA
- a CDS encoding HAD-IIA family hydrolase, translating to MEIDGLILDIDGVISRGRKPIERAIEGYRMLKDAGIKVVFVSNNSTRSRRIMFERFASFGIDAEEEDLIIATHATAVYIAREHGKARIYTTGEPGLQEELQNLGHELVDYREAEFLVVGSNRGINFEIFTKALRLALNENIRYVAVNPDKVFPAEDGPIPGTGLIIGALYWMTGRMPDAIVGKPSKIIMEQAIERLGLDRDRVAIVGDQIDVDVLAGKNAGIKTILVLSGVTDESNYRKKVEEVGVEPDYVFRDLYEVAQRLTSSK from the coding sequence ATGGAGATCGACGGTTTGATTCTCGACATAGACGGCGTGATATCGAGGGGCAGGAAGCCCATAGAGAGGGCCATAGAGGGCTACAGGATGCTGAAGGATGCGGGGATAAAGGTCGTCTTCGTCTCCAACAACTCGACGAGGAGCAGGAGGATAATGTTCGAGAGGTTCGCGAGCTTCGGCATAGATGCTGAGGAAGAGGACCTGATAATCGCCACCCACGCAACCGCCGTTTACATCGCGAGAGAACACGGGAAGGCCAGAATATACACAACCGGGGAGCCGGGGCTTCAGGAAGAGCTGCAGAACCTTGGACACGAGCTCGTTGATTACAGAGAGGCGGAGTTCCTCGTTGTTGGGTCAAACAGGGGAATAAACTTCGAGATCTTCACCAAAGCACTAAGGCTCGCCCTTAACGAGAACATCAGGTACGTTGCAGTCAACCCGGACAAGGTTTTTCCGGCTGAGGACGGGCCGATCCCCGGAACAGGGCTGATAATCGGCGCTCTCTACTGGATGACGGGCAGGATGCCAGATGCTATAGTCGGGAAGCCATCGAAGATCATAATGGAGCAGGCCATAGAGAGGCTCGGGCTGGACAGGGATAGGGTGGCCATAGTTGGGGATCAGATAGACGTTGACGTGCTCGCGGGCAAGAATGCGGGGATAAAGACGATCCTCGTCCTCTCGGGAGTTACGGACGAGTCGAACTACAGGAAAAAGGTAGAGGAGGTAGGAGTGGAGCCGGATTACGTCTTCAGAGACCTGTACGAGGTGGCTCAGAGGCTGACGTCCTCGAAGTAG
- the mqnC gene encoding cyclic dehypoxanthinyl futalosine synthase yields MSSRRCVMSTDYFEKNLSGEDLTFKEALQLFELPLQDVGLIADRIRRERCGDVVGFVIDRNINYTNVCVSKCKFCAFYARGEGDAYLLSYEEILDKVGEAVELGATQIMLQGGMNPELGIEWFEGLFREIKRRFRVDVHSLSPPEIIYLAKKERVSVREVISRLRSAGLDSIPGGGAEILSDEVRLRISSKGTSDDWIRVMRTAHELGMKTTATMMFGHVEEDRHIVEHLFRIRDLQRETGGFTAFIPWSFQPGNTELYRAVKEPAPPVRYLQIVAISRIVLHNIRNLQVSWLTQGMDIATLALDFGANDFGGVMLEENVVRATGKPFTPARVEEIVGRIRSAGRVPVRRDTYYNILEYY; encoded by the coding sequence ATGTCTTCGAGGAGATGTGTCATGAGCACGGACTACTTTGAAAAGAATTTGAGCGGAGAGGATCTCACGTTTAAAGAAGCCCTGCAGCTGTTTGAGCTGCCCCTGCAGGACGTGGGGCTGATAGCAGACAGGATAAGGAGGGAGAGGTGCGGAGACGTTGTTGGCTTTGTGATCGACAGGAACATAAACTACACCAACGTCTGCGTGTCCAAGTGCAAGTTCTGCGCCTTTTATGCCAGAGGTGAGGGGGATGCGTACCTCCTCAGCTATGAGGAGATACTGGACAAGGTGGGGGAAGCGGTCGAGCTCGGTGCCACCCAGATAATGCTTCAGGGCGGGATGAACCCGGAGCTCGGGATAGAGTGGTTCGAGGGGCTGTTCAGGGAGATAAAGAGGAGGTTCCGCGTTGATGTGCATAGCCTTTCCCCTCCGGAGATAATCTACCTCGCCAAGAAGGAGAGGGTCAGCGTCAGGGAGGTCATCTCAAGGCTCAGGAGCGCGGGCCTCGACTCCATCCCGGGGGGAGGGGCGGAGATACTCTCGGATGAGGTCAGGCTGAGGATAAGCAGCAAGGGAACGAGCGACGACTGGATAAGGGTGATGAGAACCGCCCACGAGCTTGGCATGAAAACCACGGCAACAATGATGTTCGGGCATGTGGAGGAGGACAGGCACATTGTGGAGCACCTCTTCAGGATAAGGGATCTGCAGAGGGAAACTGGAGGGTTCACGGCATTCATCCCTTGGAGCTTCCAGCCCGGAAACACGGAGCTCTACAGGGCTGTTAAGGAGCCGGCACCACCTGTAAGGTACCTGCAGATAGTCGCGATCTCCAGAATAGTTCTGCACAACATCAGGAACCTTCAGGTCTCGTGGCTCACTCAGGGAATGGACATCGCCACGCTCGCCCTCGACTTCGGTGCAAACGACTTTGGCGGTGTCATGCTGGAGGAAAACGTCGTCAGGGCGACGGGCAAACCCTTCACCCCGGCGAGGGTGGAGGAGATCGTGGGGAGGATAAGGTCTGCGGGCAGGGTTCCCGTGAGAAGGGACACGTACTACAACATCTTGGAGTACTACTGA
- a CDS encoding menaquinone biosynthetic enzyme MqnA/MqnD family protein, translating into MRVGKFGLVNNFLPYYHLEKEGRYEIVEDSPKNLARMLQSGEIDYAPVPSFFYLANRDRLEAHSFCVASDGEVYSVVVVSKRKRLDDSPIAVTTKSVTSARMLEIIVREKGMINRLVPADGSFFEMLESYDHALVIGDEAIKARMVFRVVMDIGEEWREITGLPAVFGISASQRGRGDARSVDDDLVSSYRKGMETLDEVVEIASMKFRMPAEFLRVYFSELVHVAGKRELRSLDVFEEMCHEHGLL; encoded by the coding sequence ATGAGGGTCGGCAAGTTCGGGCTGGTGAACAACTTCCTCCCCTACTACCACCTCGAAAAGGAGGGGAGGTACGAGATCGTCGAGGACTCTCCCAAGAACCTCGCCAGAATGCTCCAGAGCGGTGAGATCGACTACGCTCCAGTCCCCTCATTCTTCTACCTCGCGAACCGGGACAGGCTTGAGGCCCACTCATTCTGCGTAGCTTCGGATGGAGAGGTGTACAGCGTCGTCGTGGTGTCGAAAAGGAAGAGGCTCGACGACTCCCCCATTGCCGTGACGACGAAGTCCGTCACCTCGGCGAGAATGCTGGAGATAATCGTGAGGGAGAAGGGGATGATAAACAGGCTCGTCCCCGCTGATGGCAGCTTTTTTGAAATGCTTGAGAGCTACGACCACGCCCTCGTAATCGGGGATGAGGCGATAAAGGCGAGGATGGTGTTCCGGGTTGTGATGGATATAGGAGAGGAGTGGAGGGAGATAACCGGCCTTCCGGCAGTTTTCGGGATCTCTGCATCTCAGAGGGGGAGAGGTGACGCGAGGTCTGTGGATGACGATCTGGTGAGCTCCTACAGAAAGGGAATGGAGACCCTCGACGAGGTAGTCGAGATTGCGAGCATGAAGTTCAGGATGCCTGCAGAGTTCCTGAGGGTTTACTTCTCCGAGCTCGTCCACGTTGCGGGAAAGAGGGAGTTGAGGAGCCTCGATGTCTTCGAGGAGATGTGTCATGAGCACGGACTACTTTGA
- a CDS encoding Mrp/NBP35 family ATP-binding protein, whose protein sequence is MHQTVSDQEIEEKLSSVKKKIAIMSGKGGVGKSTVTALLAIHLAKKGNRVAILDTDFLGPSIPKLFGLDSANVGFTDKGIEPPVTKKYGIKVLSIQFLLPDSSTPVIWRGPMITGVMKDLLGKTDWGELDYLLFDLPPGTGDAPLTLMQTVKLDGVVMVASPTELTSLIVEKALNMARMMNTEVSGIVENMSYFRCPHCGEISYIFGRDKAKRLAEKYGLKVIAEIPVDPELAELSDVGEIESYERDYFEDVSL, encoded by the coding sequence ATGCACCAGACCGTTAGCGATCAGGAGATTGAGGAAAAGCTGAGCAGCGTGAAGAAGAAGATTGCAATAATGAGCGGAAAGGGTGGGGTTGGAAAGTCCACCGTCACCGCCCTTCTCGCGATCCATCTCGCCAAGAAGGGGAACAGGGTGGCAATTCTTGACACCGACTTTCTCGGGCCGAGCATACCCAAGCTCTTCGGCCTTGATTCCGCCAACGTCGGCTTCACCGATAAGGGGATAGAGCCGCCCGTGACCAAGAAGTACGGCATAAAGGTTCTCTCCATCCAGTTCCTGCTCCCGGACTCCTCCACGCCCGTTATCTGGAGGGGGCCGATGATTACAGGAGTGATGAAGGATCTGCTCGGGAAAACAGACTGGGGCGAGCTGGACTACCTGCTCTTCGATCTCCCACCCGGAACCGGCGACGCACCCCTCACACTCATGCAGACGGTTAAGCTCGATGGGGTTGTGATGGTGGCCTCGCCAACAGAGCTCACGTCGCTGATCGTGGAGAAGGCGCTTAACATGGCCAGGATGATGAACACGGAGGTGAGCGGAATCGTGGAGAACATGAGCTACTTCCGCTGCCCCCACTGTGGAGAGATCTCGTACATCTTTGGCAGGGACAAGGCGAAGAGGCTTGCCGAGAAGTACGGGCTGAAAGTGATTGCAGAGATTCCCGTTGATCCCGAGCTGGCAGAGCTTTCGGATGTGGGAGAAATAGAGAGCTATGAAAGGGACTACTTCGAGGACGTCAGCCTCTGA
- a CDS encoding KH domain-containing protein, whose product MESIEIRIPPDRVGVLIGKEGEVKKRLEEKTGCRIRIDSKNGVVEITRGEDAVGFLKAKDVVNAIARGFNPDVAMRILDDDFTILESIDLSQYISPKAMERIKGRIIGKEGKMRRLIEETLNVHVSIYDKYVSIIGNVENVSAAREAIMMLIDGAQHSTVQRFMERKKREIEMHSMDWHMTA is encoded by the coding sequence ATGGAGAGCATAGAGATCAGGATTCCGCCCGACAGGGTGGGCGTGCTGATCGGGAAGGAAGGCGAGGTGAAGAAGAGGCTCGAGGAGAAGACGGGTTGCAGGATAAGAATAGACAGCAAGAACGGTGTCGTGGAGATAACGAGGGGAGAGGATGCGGTTGGATTTTTAAAGGCGAAGGATGTTGTAAACGCAATCGCGAGGGGTTTCAACCCCGATGTTGCGATGAGGATTCTTGACGATGACTTCACGATCCTCGAGAGCATAGACCTCAGCCAGTACATCTCCCCAAAGGCGATGGAGAGGATAAAGGGCAGGATAATAGGCAAGGAGGGCAAGATGAGGAGGCTAATAGAGGAGACCCTCAACGTGCACGTCTCGATCTACGACAAGTACGTCTCAATCATCGGCAATGTGGAGAACGTTTCGGCGGCGAGGGAGGCGATAATGATGCTCATAGACGGGGCCCAGCACTCTACAGTCCAGAGGTTCATGGAGAGGAAGAAGAGAGAGATAGAGATGCATAGTATGGACTGGCACATGACCGCGTAA
- the eif1A gene encoding translation initiation factor eIF-1A → MSEGEEVVRVRLPDRNKGEMFAIVTSMLGAGHIKVRCEDGKERLARIPGKMRKKIWIREGDVVIIVPWQFQDERADVIWRYTNPQVEWLESRGYLKF, encoded by the coding sequence TTGAGTGAGGGTGAGGAGGTAGTAAGGGTAAGGCTCCCCGACAGGAACAAGGGGGAGATGTTCGCGATCGTCACGTCAATGCTCGGAGCGGGCCACATAAAGGTGAGGTGCGAGGACGGAAAGGAGAGGCTCGCGAGAATTCCGGGCAAGATGAGGAAGAAGATCTGGATACGAGAGGGAGACGTCGTTATCATCGTTCCCTGGCAGTTTCAGGACGAGAGGGCAGACGTTATCTGGAGATACACCAACCCGCAGGTTGAGTGGCTTGAGTCGAGGGGCTACCTGAAGTTCTGA
- a CDS encoding Lrp/AsnC family transcriptional regulator, whose product MEKIDKMDLKILSELQEDARKSLREIAEKLGVTEATIYNRINKLKKLGVIERFIPVINYSKLGYDLIAVIGITAKGGKVVEVEKLLAEMPNVTAVYDVTGEFDVIAVSKFRDRDSLNEFVKNIGKLEFVEKTYTMLVLNVVKETHMIDLSELIE is encoded by the coding sequence ATGGAAAAGATTGACAAGATGGACCTAAAGATTCTTTCGGAACTTCAGGAAGATGCAAGAAAGAGCCTCAGGGAGATTGCCGAAAAGCTCGGAGTTACAGAAGCGACGATCTACAACAGAATAAACAAGCTGAAGAAGCTTGGAGTCATAGAGAGGTTCATTCCTGTCATAAACTACTCAAAGCTCGGCTACGACCTGATAGCCGTCATAGGGATCACGGCGAAGGGCGGAAAGGTTGTTGAGGTGGAGAAGCTGCTTGCCGAGATGCCCAACGTAACCGCGGTTTACGACGTGACCGGGGAGTTCGACGTCATCGCGGTCTCGAAATTCAGGGACAGGGACAGCCTGAACGAGTTCGTAAAGAACATAGGAAAGCTCGAGTTCGTGGAGAAAACGTACACGATGCTCGTCCTGAATGTCGTGAAGGAGACCCACATGATCGACCTGAGCGAGCTGATAGAATAA